From a region of the Enterobacter cancerogenus genome:
- the bamB gene encoding outer membrane protein assembly factor BamB — protein sequence MQLRKLLLPGLLSVTLLSGCSLFSGEEDVVKMSPLPTVENQFTPSTAWSTSVGNGIGDFYSNLHPAFADSVVYAADRKGTVKALNADDGKEVWSVNLAEKDGWFSRKPALLSGGLTIGGGHVYVGSEKAQVYALNASDGSIAWQTTVAGESLSRPVVSDGMVLIHTSNGQLQALNEADGLVKWTVNLDMPALSLRGESAPATAFGAAIVGGDNGRVSAVLMQEGQMIWQQRISQATGSTEIDRLSDVDTTPVIVDGVVYALAYNGNLTALDLRSGQIMWKRELGSVNDFIVDGNRIYMVDQNDRLLALSTEGGVTLWTQSDLLHRLLTAPALYNGSLVVGDSEGYLHWIDPENGRFTAQQKLDSSGFLTEPVVADGKLLIQAKDGTLYAITR from the coding sequence ATGCAATTGCGTAAATTACTTCTGCCAGGACTGCTTTCCGTTACGTTATTGAGTGGCTGTTCACTGTTCAGTGGCGAAGAAGATGTTGTCAAAATGTCCCCACTGCCGACGGTTGAAAACCAGTTTACCCCGTCTACCGCATGGAGCACCTCCGTCGGGAACGGAATTGGTGATTTCTATTCCAACCTGCATCCAGCCTTTGCTGACAGCGTTGTCTATGCAGCTGACCGCAAAGGCACCGTCAAAGCGCTTAACGCCGACGACGGAAAAGAGGTCTGGTCCGTTAATCTGGCGGAAAAAGACGGCTGGTTCTCGCGTAAACCTGCACTGCTCTCTGGCGGCCTGACCATTGGCGGTGGTCATGTGTATGTCGGTAGCGAAAAAGCGCAGGTCTATGCGCTGAACGCCAGCGATGGCTCTATTGCATGGCAGACGACGGTTGCCGGTGAATCACTGTCTCGTCCGGTGGTTAGCGACGGCATGGTGTTGATTCATACCAGCAACGGCCAGCTGCAGGCGCTGAACGAAGCTGACGGTCTGGTGAAATGGACCGTTAACCTTGATATGCCTGCGCTCTCTCTGCGCGGTGAATCGGCTCCGGCCACCGCCTTTGGCGCTGCTATTGTTGGCGGTGACAACGGACGCGTGAGCGCTGTGCTGATGCAGGAAGGCCAGATGATTTGGCAGCAGCGTATCTCTCAGGCCACCGGTTCGACTGAAATCGACCGTCTGAGCGACGTTGATACGACTCCGGTCATCGTTGACGGCGTCGTTTACGCGCTGGCCTACAACGGTAACCTGACCGCGCTTGATCTGCGCAGCGGCCAGATCATGTGGAAACGCGAACTGGGTTCCGTGAACGATTTCATCGTAGACGGCAACCGTATCTACATGGTTGACCAGAACGATCGTCTGCTGGCGCTGAGCACCGAAGGTGGCGTGACCCTGTGGACGCAGAGCGATCTGCTGCACCGTCTGTTAACCGCACCGGCACTGTATAACGGTAGCCTGGTCGTGGGTGACAGCGAAGGTTACCTGCACTGGATTGACCCGGAAAACGGTCGCTTCACCGCACAGCAAAAATTGGATAGCTCCGGCTTCCTGACTGAGCCGGTTGTCGCTGATGGTAAACTGCTGATTCAGGCAAAAGACGGCACGCTGTACGCGATCACGCGTTAA
- the der gene encoding ribosome biogenesis GTPase Der — protein MVPVVALVGRPNVGKSTLFNRLTRTRDALVADFPGLTRDRKYGRAEVEGREFICIDTGGIDGTEDGVETRMAEQSLLAIEEADVVLFMVDARAGLMPADSAIAKHLRSREKPTFLVANKTDGIDADQAVADFWSLGLGNIYPIAASHGRGVTSLLETVLLPWVDEVNPPEEVDEDAEYWAQFEANEAGEEEEPEDNFNPQDLPIKLAIVGRPNVGKSTLTNRILGEERVVVYDMPGTTRDSIYIPMQRDEREFVLIDTAGVRKRGKITDVVEKFSVIKTLQAIEDANVVLLVIDAREGISDQDLSLLGFILNSGRSLVIVVNKWDGLSNEVREQVKETLDFRLGFIDFARVHFISALHGSGVGNLFESVREAYDSSTRRQSTAMLTRIMNMAAEDHQPPLVRGRRVKLKYAHAGGYNPPIVVIHGNQVKDLPDSYKRYLMNYFRKSLDVMGTPIRIQFKEGENPFANKRNTLTPNQMRKRKRLIKHIKKSK, from the coding sequence ATGGTACCTGTGGTCGCGCTTGTCGGGCGCCCTAACGTTGGAAAATCCACTCTTTTTAACCGTTTAACACGCACCCGTGATGCGCTGGTTGCGGATTTCCCGGGGCTGACGCGTGACCGTAAGTACGGTCGTGCAGAAGTGGAAGGACGCGAGTTCATCTGTATTGATACCGGTGGTATTGACGGGACAGAAGATGGCGTTGAAACGCGTATGGCTGAGCAGTCTCTGCTGGCGATTGAAGAGGCGGACGTCGTGCTCTTTATGGTGGATGCTCGTGCAGGGCTGATGCCCGCGGACTCCGCTATCGCGAAACATCTTCGCTCACGCGAAAAGCCTACCTTCCTGGTGGCAAACAAAACTGACGGTATTGATGCCGATCAGGCCGTTGCGGACTTCTGGTCTTTAGGTCTGGGGAATATCTACCCGATCGCGGCGTCTCATGGCCGTGGCGTGACCAGCCTCCTTGAAACCGTGCTGCTCCCTTGGGTTGACGAAGTGAACCCACCGGAAGAAGTGGACGAAGACGCGGAATACTGGGCGCAGTTCGAAGCCAATGAAGCGGGCGAGGAAGAAGAGCCGGAAGACAACTTCAACCCGCAGGATCTGCCGATTAAGCTGGCAATCGTCGGGCGTCCTAACGTTGGTAAGTCTACACTTACTAACCGTATTTTGGGCGAAGAGCGTGTGGTCGTTTACGACATGCCTGGCACGACTCGTGACAGTATCTACATTCCGATGCAGCGTGACGAGCGTGAGTTCGTGCTCATCGACACCGCAGGCGTGCGTAAGCGCGGGAAAATCACCGATGTGGTGGAAAAATTCTCCGTTATCAAAACCCTGCAGGCCATTGAAGATGCCAACGTAGTGCTGTTGGTTATCGACGCGCGTGAAGGGATCTCCGATCAGGACCTCTCTCTGCTTGGCTTTATCCTCAATAGTGGGCGCTCACTGGTTATCGTCGTCAACAAATGGGACGGCCTGAGCAATGAAGTGCGTGAGCAGGTGAAAGAGACCCTGGACTTCCGTCTGGGCTTCATCGATTTCGCTCGTGTACACTTTATCTCCGCGCTGCACGGCAGCGGCGTAGGTAACCTGTTCGAATCCGTTCGCGAGGCATACGACAGTTCCACCCGTCGTCAGAGCACCGCCATGCTGACCCGTATCATGAATATGGCAGCAGAAGATCACCAGCCACCGCTGGTGCGTGGTCGTCGCGTGAAGCTGAAATATGCGCACGCCGGTGGTTATAACCCACCTATCGTCGTGATCCACGGTAACCAGGTGAAAGACCTGCCGGATTCATACAAACGCTACCTGATGAACTACTTCCGTAAATCACTGGACGTGATGGGTACGCCTATCCGCATTCAGTTCAAGGAAGGGGAAAACCCGTTCGCGAACAAGCGTAACACCCTGACGCCAAACCAGATGCGTAAGCGTAAGCGTTTGATTAAGCACATTAAGAAAAGCAAATAA
- a CDS encoding peptide MFS transporter codes for MQSSVNQKESRTFFGHPYPLGSLFFTEMWERFSFYGIRPLLILFMAATVYDGGMGLARENASAIVGIFAGTMYLAALPGGWLADNWLGQQRAVWYGSILIALGHLSIALSAFMGDNLFFIGLMFIVLGSGLFKTCISVMVGTLYKKGDARRDGGFSLFYMGINMGSFIAPLISGWLIKSHGWHWGFGIGGIGMLVALIIFRVFAVPAMKRYDSEVGLDSTWNSPVVKRNGVGAWLLALAVGVAVIVTLIAQGVIVINPVAVASVLVYVIAASVALYFIYLFIFAGLNRKERARLLVCFILLVSAAFFWSAFEQKPTSFNLFANDYTNRMIGDFEIPAVWFQSINALFIILLAPVFSWAWPKLASKNIRPSSITKFVIGILCAAAGFGLMMLAAQNVLSNGGAGVSPFWLVGSILMLTLGELCLSPIGLATMTLLAPERMRGQMMGLWFCASALGNLAAGLIGGHVKADQLDMLPDLFARCSIALLICAAVLIVLIVPVRRMLENAQTKPAANA; via the coding sequence ATGCAATCCTCTGTTAATCAAAAAGAAAGCCGAACGTTCTTCGGCCATCCTTACCCGCTCGGTTCGCTGTTTTTCACCGAAATGTGGGAGCGTTTCTCGTTTTACGGCATACGCCCGCTGCTGATCCTCTTTATGGCCGCTACCGTGTACGACGGCGGGATGGGGCTGGCGCGTGAGAACGCCTCGGCGATTGTCGGCATCTTTGCCGGGACGATGTACCTCGCCGCGCTGCCGGGCGGCTGGCTGGCAGATAACTGGCTCGGCCAGCAGAGAGCCGTCTGGTATGGCTCGATCCTGATTGCGCTCGGCCACCTGTCCATTGCGCTTTCTGCTTTCATGGGCGACAACCTGTTCTTTATCGGCCTGATGTTTATCGTGCTCGGCTCCGGTCTGTTCAAGACCTGTATTTCGGTCATGGTCGGCACGCTGTATAAAAAGGGCGATGCGCGTCGTGACGGCGGTTTCTCACTGTTCTACATGGGCATTAACATGGGCTCGTTTATCGCGCCGCTGATCTCCGGCTGGCTGATCAAATCCCATGGCTGGCACTGGGGCTTTGGTATCGGCGGTATCGGGATGCTGGTCGCGCTGATCATCTTCCGCGTGTTTGCCGTTCCGGCAATGAAACGCTACGACAGCGAAGTTGGCCTGGACTCCACCTGGAACAGCCCGGTCGTGAAACGAAACGGTGTCGGCGCGTGGCTACTGGCGCTGGCCGTTGGCGTGGCGGTAATCGTCACCCTGATTGCTCAGGGCGTGATTGTGATTAACCCCGTCGCCGTGGCGAGCGTGCTGGTTTACGTGATTGCGGCGTCCGTTGCCCTCTACTTTATTTACCTGTTCATTTTTGCTGGTCTGAACCGCAAAGAGCGCGCCAGACTGTTGGTCTGCTTCATCCTGCTGGTCTCTGCCGCCTTTTTCTGGTCGGCGTTTGAGCAAAAGCCAACCTCGTTCAACCTGTTTGCCAACGACTACACTAACCGCATGATTGGCGATTTTGAAATCCCGGCGGTATGGTTCCAGTCGATTAACGCGCTGTTTATCATCCTGCTGGCCCCCGTGTTCAGCTGGGCATGGCCGAAGCTGGCGAGCAAAAACATTCGCCCGAGTAGCATCACTAAGTTTGTGATTGGCATTCTGTGTGCTGCCGCAGGTTTTGGCCTGATGATGCTGGCGGCGCAGAACGTGCTGAGCAACGGTGGGGCAGGCGTTTCACCGTTCTGGCTGGTAGGCAGTATCCTGATGCTGACGCTCGGTGAGCTGTGCCTTAGCCCGATTGGTCTGGCGACCATGACGCTGCTGGCCCCGGAGAGAATGCGCGGTCAGATGATGGGCCTGTGGTTCTGCGCCAGCGCACTGGGTAACCTGGCGGCGGGCCTGATTGGCGGTCACGTGAAGGCCGACCAGCTGGATATGCTGCCGGATCTCTTCGCGCGCTGCTCCATCGCGCTGCTGATTTGTGCCGCGGTGCTGATCGTCCTCATTGTTCCGGTACGCCGTATGCTGGAAAATGCCCAGACGAAACCGGCTGCCAACGCCTGA
- a CDS encoding Gfo/Idh/MocA family oxidoreductase: MLLGFVGLGAVVETAYLPALRNRFGSSLHLLGFDLDPTKQPEGITRCASLPELLAQPLDTLFITTASLHHLEVLEQALASPVTRVVVEKPIVATLSQMARLKALLAQPGAADRVLALDHWMARLGAVRFALVSHFSEIVSMEGFLQEPSGFNAAGEPVALNFATGEPDKRTLRHPDGVILDIGTHVLAMLRETVRYLGGQDDMALQVMTARDRLGHDITQGDLITAEGEAHLQGRVSGVPVNIWLNKYAGPAGGQKGLRLYLRDGRIISHDRRGAEDVVELIDGDDIQRWTLPGAIYEHCLAERVLGAQSLFRCDPQEVSRTTQRRLDEVELLLNLQQRLRGAH; the protein is encoded by the coding sequence ATGCTGTTAGGGTTTGTTGGTCTTGGTGCAGTAGTTGAAACGGCATATCTGCCGGCGCTGCGTAACCGTTTTGGCAGCTCGCTCCACCTCCTCGGGTTTGACCTTGACCCCACAAAGCAGCCGGAAGGCATCACTCGCTGCGCATCCCTCCCTGAGCTACTCGCTCAGCCTCTTGATACGCTGTTCATCACCACCGCATCCCTGCATCACCTCGAGGTGCTGGAACAGGCTCTCGCCTCGCCAGTAACGCGTGTTGTGGTCGAAAAACCGATCGTTGCGACGCTTTCCCAGATGGCCAGACTGAAAGCACTGCTGGCTCAGCCTGGCGCAGCGGACCGGGTGCTGGCGCTCGATCACTGGATGGCGCGCCTCGGCGCGGTGCGGTTCGCGCTGGTCAGCCATTTTTCTGAGATTGTCAGCATGGAAGGGTTTCTCCAGGAGCCAAGCGGGTTCAACGCTGCCGGAGAACCGGTAGCGCTCAATTTTGCCACCGGCGAGCCGGATAAGCGTACGCTTCGTCACCCGGACGGCGTCATTCTGGATATTGGGACCCATGTTCTGGCGATGCTGCGTGAAACGGTGCGCTATCTCGGTGGGCAGGATGACATGGCTCTGCAGGTGATGACCGCCCGCGATCGGCTGGGCCACGACATTACCCAGGGCGACCTGATCACGGCTGAGGGTGAAGCGCATCTTCAGGGGAGGGTAAGCGGTGTGCCGGTGAACATCTGGCTCAATAAATACGCGGGCCCGGCGGGCGGCCAAAAAGGGTTGCGGCTTTATCTGCGTGACGGGCGCATTATCAGCCACGACCGACGCGGTGCAGAGGACGTCGTGGAGCTGATTGACGGGGATGATATTCAGCGCTGGACCCTGCCCGGCGCGATTTACGAACACTGCCTTGCGGAGCGCGTTCTGGGCGCGCAAAGCCTGTTCAGGTGCGATCCGCAGGAGGTTAGCCGTACGACACAGCGCAGGCTCGATGAGGTTGAACTGCTTCTGAACCTGCAACAACGGCTGCGTGGAGCGCATTAA
- a CDS encoding zinc ribbon domain-containing protein encodes MTITCPDCHAELEPQHGAAHCARCNKDVALEARCPECHKPLEVLKACGAVDYFCQNGHGLISKKRVEFVRAEG; translated from the coding sequence ATGACGATAACCTGCCCGGATTGCCATGCAGAGCTGGAGCCTCAGCACGGCGCGGCCCACTGCGCGCGCTGCAATAAAGACGTCGCGCTGGAAGCGCGTTGCCCCGAATGCCATAAGCCGCTCGAGGTATTAAAAGCCTGCGGTGCGGTGGATTATTTCTGCCAGAACGGCCACGGGCTGATCTCTAAAAAACGCGTGGAGTTTGTTCGGGCCGAAGGTTAA
- a CDS encoding protealysin inhibitor emfourin — MQVPELTDDAVVELAREGGVAFIPKLSGQRTIALSSLNEAQRQRLVSILEQAFPRGQPPGQASSPGSGDQRYFRIQIIWTGQNQAHYADIIVLVPEQEAPESLVELWRKGEGCVCD, encoded by the coding sequence ATGCAGGTTCCGGAACTGACGGATGACGCCGTAGTTGAGCTGGCCCGGGAAGGCGGCGTCGCGTTTATCCCTAAGCTGAGCGGCCAGCGCACCATCGCGCTTTCGTCGCTTAACGAGGCCCAGCGCCAGCGCCTGGTGAGCATTCTGGAGCAGGCTTTCCCGCGCGGTCAACCGCCCGGGCAAGCCTCTTCACCCGGCAGCGGTGACCAGCGCTATTTCCGCATCCAGATTATCTGGACCGGACAAAATCAGGCGCACTACGCCGACATCATTGTGCTGGTGCCCGAACAGGAAGCGCCCGAGTCGCTGGTTGAGCTGTGGCGAAAAGGCGAAGGCTGCGTGTGCGATTAA
- a CDS encoding M4 family metallopeptidase, translated as MPHLHSVIPPYILRRIIESGSEPQQRCARQTLTHVQTLMAHMPGKPAAPHVNKTGQLERDIYDAKQTQELPGTQVRYEGQPSNGDVAVDEAYDYLGITHDFFWKEYQRDSLDNKGLILTGTVHYGREYQNAFWNGQQMVFGDGDGEIFNRFTIAIDVVAHELSHGVTETEAGLIYFEQSGALNESLSDVFGSLVKQYHLKQTADQADWLIGEGLLADGINGKGLRSMAEPGTAYNDPLLGKDPQPGHMKDFIKTREDNGGVHLNSGIPNRAFYLAATALGGYAWEKAGYAWYDTVCDRSLTQDADFAAFAQLTIAHGEKRSGSDVGAAIKQAWEQVGVL; from the coding sequence ATGCCCCATCTTCACAGCGTCATCCCCCCCTATATTCTTCGCCGTATTATCGAAAGCGGTTCGGAGCCACAGCAGCGTTGCGCCCGGCAGACGTTAACCCATGTGCAAACGCTGATGGCGCATATGCCTGGCAAACCCGCCGCGCCGCACGTCAATAAAACCGGTCAGCTTGAGCGTGATATCTATGACGCGAAACAGACTCAGGAGCTGCCGGGTACTCAGGTGCGTTACGAAGGCCAGCCGTCCAACGGTGATGTTGCAGTGGATGAAGCCTATGATTATTTAGGCATTACCCATGACTTCTTCTGGAAAGAATATCAGCGTGACTCGCTTGATAATAAAGGGCTGATCCTGACCGGCACCGTGCATTATGGCCGGGAATATCAAAACGCCTTCTGGAACGGTCAGCAGATGGTGTTTGGCGATGGCGACGGGGAGATCTTTAACCGTTTCACCATTGCCATCGACGTGGTGGCGCATGAACTGAGCCACGGCGTGACCGAGACCGAAGCCGGATTGATCTACTTTGAACAGTCGGGGGCGCTGAACGAGTCGCTGTCCGACGTGTTCGGCTCGCTGGTGAAGCAATATCACCTTAAGCAAACCGCCGACCAGGCGGACTGGCTGATTGGCGAAGGTCTGCTGGCTGATGGCATTAACGGTAAAGGATTGCGCTCTATGGCGGAACCCGGCACGGCCTATAACGATCCCCTGCTCGGTAAAGATCCGCAGCCCGGTCATATGAAAGATTTTATTAAAACGCGCGAGGATAACGGCGGCGTACATCTCAACTCCGGTATACCTAACCGCGCCTTTTATCTGGCCGCCACGGCTCTGGGCGGCTATGCCTGGGAAAAAGCCGGCTATGCCTGGTACGACACCGTGTGCGATCGCAGTCTGACGCAGGATGCCGATTTTGCGGCCTTCGCGCAACTGACCATCGCCCACGGAGAGAAGCGTTCGGGAAGCGACGTTGGGGCGGCCATCAAACAAGCCTGGGAACAGGTGGGAGTACTGTAA
- the xseA gene encoding exodeoxyribonuclease VII large subunit, protein MLSSQSPSIFTVSRLNQTVRLLLEQEMGQVWISGEISNFTQPSSGHWYFTLKDDTAQVRCAMFRNSNRRVTFRPQHGQQVLVRANITLYEPRGDYQIIVESMQPAGEGLLQQKYEQLKAKLSAEGLFDQQFKKALPTPAHCVGVITSKTGAALHDILHVLKRRDPSLPVIIYPTAVQGDDAPGQIVRAIERANARQECDVLIVGRGGGSLEDLWSFNDERVARAIFASVIPVVSAVGHETDVTIADFVADLRAPTPSAAAEVVSRNQLELLRQLQNGQQRLEMAMDYFLANRTRRFTQLYHRLQQQHPQLRLARQQTVLERLRQRMNVALDCQLKRATSRQQRMAQRLNQQNPQPKIYRAQTRIQQLEYRLAENVRARLSATRERFGNAVTHLEAVSPLSTLARGYSVTTATDGKVLKQTKQIKAGDVLTTRLSDGWVESEVKAIKPVKKTRQRKTG, encoded by the coding sequence ATGTTATCCTCTCAATCTCCCTCAATTTTTACTGTCAGCCGCCTTAATCAGACGGTGCGTTTGCTGCTTGAGCAGGAAATGGGGCAGGTCTGGATCAGCGGTGAAATTTCTAACTTCACCCAGCCATCATCCGGCCACTGGTACTTTACGCTGAAAGACGATACCGCCCAGGTACGCTGCGCGATGTTCCGCAACAGCAACCGCCGGGTGACGTTCCGTCCTCAGCACGGCCAGCAGGTTCTGGTGCGCGCCAATATTACCCTGTATGAGCCGCGCGGTGATTATCAAATTATCGTCGAAAGCATGCAGCCTGCGGGTGAAGGTTTATTGCAGCAGAAGTATGAACAGCTCAAAGCAAAGCTGTCAGCCGAAGGTTTATTTGATCAGCAGTTCAAAAAAGCCCTGCCCACACCTGCCCACTGCGTGGGGGTGATCACCTCGAAAACCGGGGCGGCCCTGCACGATATTTTGCATGTCCTGAAGCGTCGCGACCCTTCCCTGCCCGTTATCATCTATCCGACCGCCGTTCAGGGTGACGATGCGCCCGGGCAAATTGTGCGCGCCATTGAGCGGGCGAATGCCCGTCAGGAGTGCGACGTGCTGATCGTCGGGCGCGGCGGCGGCTCGCTGGAAGATCTGTGGAGCTTCAACGACGAGCGCGTGGCGCGGGCAATCTTTGCAAGCGTAATTCCCGTTGTGAGCGCCGTCGGCCACGAAACCGATGTCACCATTGCGGATTTTGTTGCGGACCTCCGCGCCCCCACGCCATCCGCGGCGGCGGAAGTGGTCAGCCGCAACCAGCTGGAGTTGCTGCGTCAGCTCCAGAACGGCCAGCAGCGTCTTGAGATGGCGATGGATTACTTCCTCGCCAACAGAACCCGCCGCTTCACCCAGCTTTACCATCGTCTGCAGCAGCAGCACCCGCAGCTGCGTCTGGCGCGTCAGCAAACCGTGCTGGAACGCCTGCGCCAGCGCATGAACGTTGCGCTGGACTGCCAGCTCAAACGTGCGACCTCGCGCCAGCAGCGCATGGCCCAGCGCCTGAACCAGCAAAATCCGCAGCCGAAAATCTACCGCGCGCAAACGCGCATTCAGCAGCTCGAATATCGTCTCGCGGAGAATGTCCGTGCACGCCTGAGCGCCACCCGCGAACGCTTTGGCAACGCGGTGACCCATCTGGAAGCCGTCAGCCCCCTCTCCACGCTGGCGCGTGGCTACAGCGTCACCACGGCGACAGATGGCAAAGTGCTGAAACAAACGAAACAGATTAAGGCCGGGGATGTGCTCACGACGCGGCTTTCAGACGGCTGGGTCGAGAGCGAAGTGAAGGCGATCAAACCGGTGAAAAAAACGCGTCAGCGTAAAACCGGATAA